Within the Staphylococcus warneri genome, the region TTCATCTATATTTAATTCTTTTAAAGCTTTAATCATTGATTGAATGAATGATTTCCCACCGCATACATAAATTTCCGTATCATTGTCGATCCATTGTTTTAATTGTTCACTACCAATATAGCCGTTTTTATTTTTATCGTATAAGTCATACGTTGCTTGCGTGTTCTCATTAGCAATAGCAGTTAATAATGATGAGAACGGTGCATCGTCCATGTCATTTGTTACTTGTATAAATCGAGCTTCTCCATTGTCATTTACTACTTCATTAAACATAGATACGAGTGGCGTTACGCCTATACCAGATCCTAGGAACAACTGTCTTTTACCCTTTTCAACAACATGAAATGGCCCTACAGGAGCTGTCAAATTAATATTGTCCCCTTCTTGAAATTCATCATGTAAAATTGTAGATACTTCACCTTCATGTTCTGTAGTTACATCTCTTTTCACCGCAAAAGTAAGATGATTTTTATCGCCTTTTACAATTGAATAATGTCTTTTAGCTCTATAAGGCATTTTTTCACTACCTACATCGACGGTAATATATTGACCAGGTACAAACTGACTTAAATCATATTCACCCGAAGAGACTGTGAAAGCTTTAATATCAGAAGAGACTTGTTCTATGGTTTCAACTTTAAATGGCTGGAAGCCGTCCCATAGCATGTCTTTATAGATATCTTTTTCAACAGAAATGAATATGTCTGCAATTTCTTGATAAGCTTTTTTCCATGTTTTAATAATTTCATGGTCGTCATCTAATCCAACAACTTCTTTTATTGCTGCAATTAAGTTTTCACCAACGATATCGTATCCTGCTGGTGGTACTTGTAAAGCGCAATGTTTATAAGCGATTTCTTTTACTACAGGTAGGATAGCTTCAAGATGATCAATATTAACCGCTGCGGCTAACACAGATTGAGCTAATGCAGTAGATTGTAATCCACGCTGTTGATTTGTTTGATTAAACATGTTTTTTAGTTCAGGATGTTGTTTAAACATGCGTGCATAAAAATTCGAAGTAATTTCTACTCCTTTATCTTGTAATACTGGTACTGTTTCTTTTACTACGTCTTTTTCTCTTTCACTTAACATTATTTCCACTCCCGGATAACTCG harbors:
- a CDS encoding globin domain-containing protein, with translation MLSEREKDVVKETVPVLQDKGVEITSNFYARMFKQHPELKNMFNQTNQQRGLQSTALAQSVLAAAVNIDHLEAILPVVKEIAYKHCALQVPPAGYDIVGENLIAAIKEVVGLDDDHEIIKTWKKAYQEIADIFISVEKDIYKDMLWDGFQPFKVETIEQVSSDIKAFTVSSGEYDLSQFVPGQYITVDVGSEKMPYRAKRHYSIVKGDKNHLTFAVKRDVTTEHEGEVSTILHDEFQEGDNINLTAPVGPFHVVEKGKRQLFLGSGIGVTPLVSMFNEVVNDNGEARFIQVTNDMDDAPFSSLLTAIANENTQATYDLYDKNKNGYIGSEQLKQWIDNDTEIYVCGGKSFIQSMIKALKELNIDESKIHYETFIPKLSVAV